In the Malaya genurostris strain Urasoe2022 chromosome 1, Malgen_1.1, whole genome shotgun sequence genome, one interval contains:
- the LOC131425297 gene encoding uncharacterized protein LOC131425297: protein MAIAFYIPAIDDEIEKQHQQQMQQLLLQQHTANLQLPQTPTTPTSPGSIPPTPPMSPTMTQVSIHHNRYHLVQAFHEMLFRHTQENNPTRSRCLLCNKLYYLLRKVY from the exons atggccATCGCATTCTACATACCGGCAATCGATGACGAAATCGAAAAACAACACCAACAGCAAATGCAGCAACTGTTGCTACAGCAACATACGGCCAACTTGCAGCTACCGCAAACGCCTACTACTCCAACCAGTCCCGGGTCAATCCCGCCAACTCCTCCGATGAGTCCGACGATGACCCAAGTCAGCATTCATCACAATCGTTATCACTTGGTGCAAGCTTTCCACGAAATGCTTTTCCGACATACtcaagaaa ATAACCCAACAAGATCCCGCTGTTTGCTGTGCAATAAGCTCTATTACTTACTCCGAAAAGTATACTGA